Part of the Methanobrevibacter sp. genome, GCGAAGCAAACATCTACACAGCAGAAGAATTCAAAAAACTCATAAAAAAAGGTGATGCACCAAGTTTCGATGAGGTGGATGTTGTAACCTGCGGTACATGCGGTGTAATGAGCGGAACAGCGGCAATCCTCAACTTCATTATTTCAGAACCGGGAGAGTTCATCAGGGCATCAGAAGTCTATATAAACGGTGTGCCTGCATATGCAGGACCATGTCCAAACGAATGGCTAGGCTCAGTCGACGTTATACTTCACGGAACAGCACATTCAATTTATGATGAAAGCTATGGCGGAGGATTTTTACTTAAGGAACTTCTAGAAGGCAAGGAAGTTAATGTCAGGGTTGAAAGCGCAGACGGCAAAACAATAGAAAATACAATAACCATGGAAGATATCACCCGTGCACAGCTAATCGGTGCAAGAATGGCATTTAAAAACTATACTGCATTCACAAACCCGAACAATGACGCAGTTTCATCAATTTTTGCAGCCACTCCTCTTGAAGGAAATTTAAGGGGACTAACATTTTCAGGCTGCGGAGACCTAAACCCCCTTCAAAATGACATTCCCCACAATGTAATCAGAGAAGGTTCAAAGGTTTTAATCAACGGGGCTCAGGGCTATATTTTAGGAGATGGAACAAGGTCAAGTCCAGAAAAACCAAACCTGATGCTTTCAGCAGACTTATGTAAGA contains:
- a CDS encoding methanogenesis marker 16 metalloprotein, which translates into the protein MTNNRTIDKINEKIDKGEANIYTAEEFKKLIKKGDAPSFDEVDVVTCGTCGVMSGTAAILNFIISEPGEFIRASEVYINGVPAYAGPCPNEWLGSVDVILHGTAHSIYDESYGGGFLLKELLEGKEVNVRVESADGKTIENTITMEDITRAQLIGARMAFKNYTAFTNPNNDAVSSIFAATPLEGNLRGLTFSGCGDLNPLQNDIPHNVIREGSKVLINGAQGYILGDGTRSSPEKPNLMLSADLCKMDPYYIGGFKTGQGGEIYDTVAIPIPVLSQEIYDNLLVTDDMVDIPVADIKGRHLPLDETNYAKLWADHDLRPQYNRQNCAKCDKCVVEEICPTNAFRNERLNLAYCFGCGMCASYCTNSAFEMDTGSVDLNINGSNVNVPIICRQSDRLRANKLSLTLKKMIEKREFRL